A part of Desulfobacter sp. genomic DNA contains:
- a CDS encoding HAMP domain-containing histidine kinase has protein sequence MFTSLYSRIAAGLAMLFLLIGLIFIGVTVFSTDMYQQEVNQKLNTGLARQIVKEWLLMDKGVVNDHALREAFHMLMVVNPGIEIYLLDIEGNILTYSAPRGSVKRRAVDMEPVLARLADPEGSVLIQGDDPRGTDRKKVFSAAPITREGRLEGYLYVILGGEQYDTVVDKLKGSYIIQLSTWMMGAGLIFTFASGLVLFALLTGRLKKLVAAVDGFRPGKDAADLNLPMAEEEGGNDEIHRLARTFKGMAVRIQRQMSALDASDKLRRELVANVSHDLRTPLATLQGYMETMLINEGRHSPEERRHYLEVAIKHCLRLNRLVSELLELARMESAEMKISPEPFLLDELAGDIVQKFSLRARASGIRLEILPPERPAFVMADIALVERALENLIENGLRHTPAQGRVGVEISSGNSVRAAVRDTGPGIPEDELPFIFNRFFHAGGEMDDDTRHTGLGLAITQKIVELHGSRLGVETGPEGTCFSFGLPRSSPGA, from the coding sequence ATGTTTACATCTCTTTATTCACGCATTGCTGCAGGCCTGGCCATGCTTTTCCTGTTGATCGGGTTGATTTTTATTGGGGTGACGGTTTTTTCCACGGACATGTACCAGCAGGAGGTGAATCAGAAGCTGAACACCGGCCTGGCCCGTCAGATCGTGAAAGAGTGGCTGCTTATGGACAAAGGCGTGGTCAATGACCATGCCCTCCGGGAAGCCTTCCACATGCTCATGGTGGTGAATCCGGGCATTGAAATCTATCTGCTGGATATTGAAGGGAATATCCTGACCTATTCCGCACCCAGGGGGAGTGTGAAACGCAGGGCCGTGGATATGGAACCGGTGCTGGCCCGGCTGGCCGATCCCGAAGGAAGCGTGCTGATCCAGGGAGACGATCCCCGGGGAACAGACCGGAAAAAGGTGTTTTCAGCGGCACCCATCACCCGGGAGGGGCGTCTGGAGGGCTATCTTTACGTCATCCTCGGGGGAGAGCAATACGATACGGTGGTGGACAAGCTCAAGGGCAGCTATATCATCCAGCTTTCCACCTGGATGATGGGGGCGGGCCTGATTTTTACCTTTGCTTCAGGACTGGTGCTCTTTGCCCTGCTCACCGGGCGCCTTAAAAAACTAGTGGCTGCCGTGGATGGGTTCCGCCCCGGCAAGGACGCGGCGGATCTGAATCTGCCCATGGCCGAGGAAGAGGGCGGGAATGATGAAATCCACCGGCTGGCCAGGACCTTCAAAGGCATGGCCGTCCGAATCCAGAGGCAGATGTCGGCACTGGATGCCTCGGACAAATTGCGGCGGGAACTGGTGGCCAATGTCTCCCACGACCTGCGCACCCCTTTGGCCACCCTCCAGGGGTATATGGAAACCATGCTGATCAATGAAGGCCGCCACTCCCCGGAGGAGCGGCGCCACTACCTTGAGGTGGCCATCAAGCACTGCCTTCGGCTCAACCGTCTGGTCAGCGAACTGCTGGAACTGGCCCGGATGGAATCGGCGGAGATGAAAATCAGCCCCGAACCCTTTTTGCTGGATGAACTGGCTGGGGACATTGTCCAGAAATTCAGCCTCCGGGCCCGGGCGTCGGGTATACGGCTGGAGATCCTTCCCCCGGAGCGGCCGGCTTTTGTCATGGCCGACATTGCACTGGTTGAACGGGCACTGGAAAACCTCATTGAAAACGGGCTGCGCCATACACCGGCCCAGGGGAGGGTGGGGGTGGAAATTTCATCCGGAAACAGTGTCCGGGCGGCGGTAAGGGATACCGGACCCGGAATACCCGAGGATGAACTGCCCTTTATCTTTAACCGGTTTTTTCATGCCGGCGGGGAGATGGATGATGACACCCGGCATACGGGCCTGGGCCTGGCCATCACCCAAAAGATCGTCGAACTCCACGGCAGCCGGCTGGGGGTGGAAACAGGGCCGGAGGGCACCTGCTTTTCCTTTGGGCTTCCCCGGTCTTCCCCGGGGGCCTAA
- a CDS encoding response regulator transcription factor — protein sequence MDTHILVVEDNHDLAKLLELNFKDETWQVELAFDGNRGFKRARTGRYSLIVLDIMLPGMDGISILKQLRAEKVQTPVIMLTSKASEVDRILGLEFGADDYVTKPFSVRELVARIKALFRRIEAVEKGGADTIPEKISVGDLAIVPEKREVTRAGETVALTAREFDLLYFFARHPGRVFNRAQLLEHVWGYGHDGYEHAVNSNINRLRAKIETDPAAPEYVLTVWGVGYKFREG from the coding sequence GTGGATACCCATATTCTGGTGGTTGAGGATAACCACGATCTCGCGAAATTGCTCGAATTAAATTTTAAGGATGAAACCTGGCAGGTGGAACTGGCCTTTGACGGCAACCGGGGCTTCAAACGTGCCCGTACCGGAAGGTACAGCTTGATTGTCCTGGATATCATGCTCCCCGGCATGGACGGGATATCAATTTTAAAGCAATTGCGGGCGGAGAAAGTTCAGACACCTGTGATCATGCTCACCTCAAAGGCCTCGGAAGTGGACCGGATTCTGGGACTGGAGTTCGGGGCCGACGATTATGTGACCAAGCCTTTCAGTGTGAGGGAGCTTGTGGCCCGGATCAAGGCGCTGTTCCGCAGGATCGAGGCTGTGGAAAAGGGGGGCGCGGATACAATTCCTGAAAAGATATCCGTGGGAGATCTTGCCATTGTGCCCGAAAAAAGGGAGGTGACCAGGGCCGGTGAGACAGTGGCGCTGACGGCCAGAGAGTTTGACCTGCTCTATTTTTTTGCCCGGCATCCTGGCCGGGTATTTAACCGGGCCCAACTGCTGGAACATGTGTGGGGCTACGGCCATGACGGGTATGAACATGCCGTCAATTCCAATATCAACCGGCTGCGGGCCAAGATTGAAACCGACCCGGCCGCCCCGGAATATGTGCTTACGGTGTGGGGCGTGGGCTATAAGTTCAGGGAGGGATAG